The Solanum pennellii chromosome 11, SPENNV200 sequence TATTGCTTTTTAGTTCTTGCTGCTAAATATCTTCTTGAGTGAACTTTGTGATCTTTATACATGGGTTACTGTATTGCCTGGTTccaaaattttgtgtttttatgtTGTTGCTGCTCAACATCTTCTTGAGTGGACTATACTTTATCTTCATAACTGGGTTTCATATTGCTTGGTTCGCAGTTTGAGGATACCTGTAACCCAATTTATTCTGTTCCAATCAGTCTTAAATGAGTATCATTCCTTCTCGACAGCTAGTATCTACATAGTTTAATCATCTTTGTTGCATGGTTTACACGTTATTTTGGAGACTTTCAAAAAGGTAGTATATTTGAATCTTGCTTTTCTAATCTTCAGTTATTAAGTGGTCTCGGAAAACCTAGACATGTATGagaattcatgaaattttttcaGGACTGTAGAGtatgactatttttttcttcatctatCCCTTTGCTGTAGCTTCTCCGTCCGCTAGGCTCATGTGTATAAATCTTATATCGTTCCTGGATTATGATTAGGATACTGCAGATATGGGGCAGACCTTGTAAAGCAATTAACAGCCTCCCTTCACAATGTTCTTGGGAGCTGTGGGAGCATAAGAATCTCGTTCTCCAGAAGGACACCAGAAAAGGTATTTTTTTTACAGATTGTGTTTTAAATTATACCAATTGGTAACATCTTTAATGTGTTTGACACACTGTGCAATGCTCATTTCTTGTAGCATTCCAAAATCGTGGTCAAAGAGCTTGGTTTGGATCCAAAAGTACACATTTGGAATGGTGAAGGTGACTCAGACACTATAATCTGTAATGGTTTTGTGTAGTTATAGTTTTATTTGGATGGTCATCTAacggatatttttttttaatattcagaGCCAAATCCACACATGGGGCATCTGGCTTGGGCTGATGTTTTTGTTATCACAGCAGATTCAGTTAGCATGTTGAGTGAGGCTTGCAGTACTGGGTATGTCTAACTATTAGCTCAGCAGTTGTTAATGATCAAGtatttttaacatgattttcctaaaatttcgttgtgattcatatcttccttccCAGGAAGCCTGTGTATGTAGTTGGAGCCGAACACTGTACATGGAAGTTCACAGATTTCCACAAGACACTTAGAGAGAGAGGACTGACTAGGCCATTCACTGGACTTGAGGATGTAAGGATcccttctcctttctccttctttATGGAAAAAATAGGGGAACTTTTAACTTGAGAAATACATTCGGTGCAAACTAAACTGATGATTCTTGTTCAGAGTAGTTGATAATTGTGATGATATTCTGCCTTGAGAAAAGGAAGATTGTTCTTCAATACAAGTATGGCTAGACAATGTTAGGTGCTTGTGTGTCCAAACTTGTCTTTCTTGTCACTACAAGCATTTGGCTTTGACGGGATGGTGGTTAATTTATAACATGGTTGGCGTGTTTATTCTTATGTGTTTACGTGGTATTGTTCTCATGCGTTAAATAGCGAGGAGTCACCTAAGAAGTGTGTTCGTAGAATGAGCTTTACAGGAAGGCATCTGGATTGCTCATGCTGAAAAGTTTCTGAGAGTTACTTAGATGATTTGCTTGTGGAAGCAGCATATATGATTTATGGGCAATTACTTAGATTTACATTTTGTGCTACAACCCTATCCGATAGAAAAGAATCCTAAAGCTTGAAACCAATCTTACCTGGGATCGCAAATCCAAAGTTTGTCAGTGGATCCAGCTGTAACAGTGCCtataattgatttcttctaTGCAGTACTAGTCGATACTGTTAGCATGATAGGAGATAGCATAGATTAATGTAgcatatttttagaaatattacAATTAGGAATCGCATATATTTAGGGATTAGCAGAACTTTAGGCATGTAAATCAGAATTCTCTCTATTTAATGGAAGAACTTCATTTGACAGAACTCATTCAGCAACATTGACTAGTCAGTGCTTTGATTCTTAGTTTCTTTCATCTGTGATTTCTTTCAGaattgatcaaatcatcaaattaCGTCGATAGGTCCACATATTATGAGTAGTGTTAAGGCATGTATACGCCTCTATTTTTCCTCATGAAAACTATAGAATTTCACTGCTAGCTTTAATCCGCCTCatgaaaaattggaaaaaatggTTCATTTCCCATATAGAAGTATATTTGCTTGAGTGAATATGTCTAAGATGCTTTATTGCTTTCCCCATAAAGAAGTAATTTTTTGAGATTGCCTTGATTATCGAGTTGAGAGGAAGTTCTCACATCTGGAAGACTACTTGACAACAACAATAACTACGCCTCACTCCCAAATCCCAATCAAGTTGGAGTCGGCtatttgaattccttttctGTGCTGTTAATACACTTGACATATTTCcatcttcttttttcttaaatctcCTCTTTGACAACGCAGATGTCGGAAAGCTGGAGTTACCCTCCTCTTAATGATACCGCAGTTGCAGCTAGCCGTGTGAATGAAGCTCTTGCTGAGAAAGGATGGAAGATTAAAGCATAGAAAATCCTTTTGGtctaatattgttgttgttacaaATTTTACTTCTCTTTTTACATTTATGATGTGTTCAGAGTTCTTAGTCCATGTATTatgattgatttaattttacagaaggaaaaaaagaagagatataCAGATAAAATCAGAGTTGAACAATGAGGctcttattcttttttaactCATTGAGGGGGTTTTCCACTTATATATTGACAAAAATAAATGTCAATCTTCATATGTAAAGTAGAAGCATTTGCTTGCTCAaccaaagataaaaaaaaaattaacaagtttAAATCTAATTATGCTTTGttggatttttttaatatatattatatgtgtgtGAAACCTATTGTTTGGTGTGAGATGttctttttaattgttatttatttaggATGGAAAAATGTTCGAATCTTCCCCTATTGTTTGCATTTTGGCTTAATAGGATCGTCCAGTTTCTATATAACTTGTTAGGATTTTTTCCACATCAAGTTTGTGAATAAGTGACTCGTTTAGCAAGGTATATTTGTCTTTTAGCTAAATAGGATGGATTCAATTCAAATATCATTAAGTATTTTTTAGAATGTCTATTAAGCTACGATTTTGTCTAGTCTTCCTCTTACCTTCTTCGGCCTACGTTTCGAAGCTAGCAAAAAAATTTGGCCTTTTGAAACCTCTCTTGAATAACGATCAATCGTTTAGTCTTGAATAGTGATCGGATGTCGAGACTGATGCATCCAATGGCGGAGCCCTCAGGGGTTCATCCAAACCCCATTTGTGgagaattatattatttatacatggataaaataatatcttaaatatatatatagtagatgtcgagACTCCTTCAGCTgctattttttcagattttaaactTCGAAAATTCTGACTCCGTCACTAGATGCATCTTGCTATTCACTTTAAAAGATTTGTTTGAAAGGCTATAGTTTCATTGTTAGATACTCGTCCCTCCTATTACATCCTTTTCATTATTTGATCTTGATACTAGTTTACTTGGTAGACGtttctatcaaaaataattagattGAAGATATAAAACTTTATAATACCTACAtgtcaaatattattttatttcttattatatatacatgtgaaaaaattgaacttaatgatattggatatatttttatttatttattttaaatattttaaagagtaAAAAACTCAGCCTCCCATTATTTCCACTTACCTCATCTGTCTCTCTCTAGAAAACCCAGCTTTCTCTCTCTATAcgtacacatatacatatatatatctatctgCATACGTATGTACATTTCTTCACCTAGAAGTTTATTTGTACCCATTTTCCCCATTTGTTCGGAATCTTTATGTAATAAACCCTAGCTAGCTTCTACTAGCAGGTTCTGGTTGCTGGTGATTCTAAAATCAAGTAAGTTATATCTAACTTGGTCAACTATATCCTTctgaatttgtttttttttttttgtatgttgaGATGTGCATCAATATTTTGTTGATTCTGTTTGTGGGGTTTGGTAATTAGCTTGAAAGATTGATTCTTGATATTCAATTATGATATCTTTGTGGTAAAGTTTCTATTTTTTCAAGAATTGGGGTTTGTCTTTATTGATTGCTGTGTATATTTTTGATGATCTCATGTGTATGGCTGTGGACATTTTGGGGTGTTTTTCCttctaaattttttgatttttttgaagcTGGCATGGTTTAATGGAGTAGTTATATGATGAAACttgttgaatttgaattttggtATTTCAAAATGTTCTTGTGGTTAAGTGAAGTGAATTGGGTCCTTTTTTGGGTAtatctttgtttttttcttagttttttgtGGTGATTTGATGGTCTTTATTGCAGTTTTGACTAGTGGAGGTGAACTTTGTATTTGGGGCTTTACTTTTGGGTAATTTCAAGTGGCATTAGGAAAAAAGGGGTTTTTCTTGTTTCAAAATAAGATTATTGGAGATCAAGGTCTCATGAGAATTTTTAGGGGAATGCAGAAATTAGTTCGTGAGTATAAGACAAAAGTTAGCTGCTGGGACAAATCGTTCAGCCAAGGTATTGGTGTGACTGCCCCAAAGGCCAGGAAGCGTGACAAATTCAAAGCAAGGGCTTTATTTCTCTAATTTCGGTTGAAGAAGACTACATAAAATGACTAGGATACTGGTTCAGCGCGGTTCTGCTGGAGCTTCATCGTCTTCATCCTCAAATCAAAACAGGTCATCAACTTCGCTCCCTGGTTCGTCTTCTTCTTCAGCTCCAACCCAGCCACAGGCGTCTAGTAGTAGTCAGGTATTATCAGCTTTGAAAGATGATGATTTCGTGGAAGAAATACAAGAACAGGTTGCTTTAGAAGAGTCCTCCGTTGCTTCTTCAAACTATAAGGGTGACGGTGAATTGTTGGAAAGTTTGGGCAGCGAAGAAAGCAACAATGAAGAAAAGATTGTTGACAACGAGAAGAGAAATGGTGGTTTTGACAGTGAGGATTTGACAAGGAAATGTGATGGTTTAGGAGTCGTGGAAGAGGAAAATGAGGAAAGTTCAGTTCAGAGGCTTGCACGTAGTTCATGTCCACCTCCACCTCCTGTCCCGCCCCCGAAACCTGCTTCATTAAACTCAAGTCCTAGAAGATTTCTGACGGGCAGTTCACATGCTATCCGGATAGGATCATCTAGGGGAACTGCTGGGCGATCTACTGTCTCAACCAGGACTTCACCTGCTGGATCCAGGCCATCCTCTCCACGGTCACTTTGTGAAAGTGAAGGTTATAATAGTGCTGATGAGCAGAACCCTAACTTCGGATCCTCATATGATGATGTGGTATGTCCCATCACTGTATCAATTAAAGTAGATTATGGATAATTTATGCCCCTTTCGTTGGTCATTGGGAATAAGAATCAGCTTTGACTCTTTACTTATGCATTCTATTGGTTGGTGAACATTTTTTCCGAATTGACAAGTTTGAGTAAGCTGACTAGAAAGTGGAATTCTGCTCTCACTATGTAGCCTTAAGTGAAGAAGTCACTGTATCTTGTGATTTTAAAGTTAAAGCCATTTGAGGATGAGTAAGGATTTCAACATATCCAAATTTGCAAGCTAACATGATTCCTTTCTTTTAGGAGAGAGAGCGGCAGTTCGAAATGGACTTAAGACGAGCCAAAGGCTTAGAAGTTAAGAAAATGTTGGAAGATGGGAATTGCCTTTTCCGTGCTGTTGCTGACCAAGTATATGGTGATTCTGAAGCTTATGATTTGGTCAGGCAGATGTGCATTGACTACATGGTAATCTTTCTAACGAGGGGTCACTTATGAAGTTGCGTAACAACATTCTATTCTACTACTACTTTCCTTCTTTCCTTGCTAGGTTGAAAATATCTACTCGCTTGATTCTAGTTTCTTTCAGCAGTACTAGGAGGAAAGCTGACATGTGTGTACGAATTTTTCTTTAACCATTAGGATAGCCTCAGTTCTGTTAGTTCTCTTATTGCTGATTTTTGTGTTCAATAAATTGAGGGACTACAGGATTACTGGCtaggataaaaaaaatgagggactgaataaaagaagtaaatttcttttgaaaactACAACAACTAGGCCTCAATCTTAAATAAGTTGGGGTCTGATATAATAATTCCTTACTAATCATGTTTCCTCATCTAAGCTCAactcatatcatcatcataccaaAGAAATAGTAGGAGtgaaaaacaagtataatatatataagtactagtaataacaataacaattatgctacttcattaaaaaaacataacaatggTAATATTAAAAGTTCTCTATTTTTACTGGCATATGTGTCTACTGTATCCTATTATAGAAAGAAGAAGTAGTAGTAGATGTGTGCTGTATTAAGAGAACACAGGAATGTGTTGGGCGTAACGCCTCACCTTCACACACTGGCATAAGTGCAGTCCGTCGAATTGAGAGATGAATATGATTTCCCTATAATCATTCCTATGGTTCACGcagattatttttctttttgaaaaggCAAGTAGTTTTATAAATGAACAAAAACAACTCAAAGACCATGATGGGTTGCATCCCAGCAAAAAGGATAACAAAACAATTGAACCTGTTCTACCTATGCACTGAATCTAAAACGTCTAGCAGGGTTTGTGCAGATAGTTGAGGTACTTTTTGTACGATCCAATCTATTACTCTTCCCCCTCTAAAGGTCCAGCTAAACAATACTTCCCCAATCGTGCCTGGCATCAACCATTGAAGACTTGACCAATGCAGTACTTTCCACCCATTGATTGTGAGGTGTAGGTTATTGATTGGGGCAGTGACAGGAAGTTGAGAGTTGAGATAGCTGTGAAGGAAAATAAGCGTATAGAGtcattttctggaaaatatcTTCCCTCTCATACAAAAAGAACACCTATGTCTCCCATAAGAATATAACGTGTGTAACTCAATGGAGAGAAGAATTCATCCTATAGAATACAAGAGTTGGTTAATGTGCACAATGCTTGTTTTAGCTTATTACTGGGCATAGTTGACAATAGAGACATTAGAAACGAGTTTGTCTGATTTGTAATGTCAACGTTATCCAAAGTATATTTAAGTTACTGGTGGTTTGTGGTTTTCAAATATCACGTTAATTTGGAACACATCAAAATTCCTGGATGTCTATACAAATAAATTCTGTTATTTGGCGAAAGAGCTACTGTTTATCTTCAGGTAGCATGCTTCCATTTATTATTCATCTCTAGCATTCTCTGAAATCAATGATGATCAGCTCTCAGAAGATGTTATACTTTGTAAGGTTTGCAGCAATTACCTTGTCCTTTTTAGAATTAATAATTACCTGGTTTACTTGccaattttttgttttcttgcaACAATTACCTTGCTACACAACCTTGGGTAAATTTACCTTCTGGCTTAGTGCGCTCATGTTTGTGTAATTTAACTAGACAAATAACAGCTACTAATGTTTCATGGGTTAAGTGAGGTTCTGTATGTCTAcacctttttttaattttttgggggAGGGTGAGAATTGGGAGAAAGTTTATAGGTATGTCTGCATTAGTTCTTCCTTTGGTTTTTCAGTTCATCTTGTCTGCTTCATGAGAATCTAAATCAGTATGGCAGTCCTTCCtcgaaaaaataatctaagtagACTTCCCTCTGATGCTTCATCAATTGGTCCCGTGTTCCCTTTGCATCCAAGTCCTTAACTTAGAGAATATAAGAACGCTACTGTCTGTAAAGGCATCCATGTGTACGTTGTGCTGGCGTCACTTACATTATATCTACTAGGAGTATTTTCAATGTTTGGGAGGTTGATATAAAATCTCATAATCATCACTATCTTTCTGCAAAACCTTTACCAGTCCTCTCATTATTTATTTCTCAATGTGCTTCTTTGTAATAGGAGCGGGAAAGAGATCACTTCTCTCAGTTTATAACTGAAGGTTTCACTTCCTATTGCAAGAGAAAAAGGAGAGACAAAGTAAGTCACATTGCAGTTCACTAGTATTCCCTATCTTATTTGTTGATTCTGTCAGACTAgtacaatttttaaataatttgctATAACATTGAATAGGAATGTCCTCTGTTGAGAATCTGTGACTCCTGTTTTGCTTgtctttttgaaatatatgttgTGGCATGTCTGTCTTTGTTCCTTTATCCTTTTTATGTGGCAATCAGACTAATGGTCTCTATTGGCTTGATAGGTTTATGGCAACAATGTGGAGATTCAAGCTTTATCTGAAATGTATAATCGCCCTATTCATATATATTCTTATAGCACAGGTACCCttcttttgttgttcttttttagACACCAGTGATGATTTTATCGCAACTGGCCAGTCTCTGTGGATTCTATATTTGTGCTGCCGGAGTTTAATTTCTGGAATTCACTAATGCAGAACCAATCAATACATTCCACGGAAGTTATAATACAGACAGCCCTCCTGTTCGACTCAGTTTTCATCATGGAAATCATTACAATTCACTTGTTGATCCACGTCGACTAACTGTTGGTGCTGGCCTTGGGTTTAGCTCTCTACAAGGGGTAAAATTTCTAATCTACAAACAGACATGATGTTGACTTTCTATAGCTGTCGTATTGGATAAACTTCATTGGCTGTGTGCTTACAGCTCTTGGGTGTCGAATTATGTGGGTGATGCTAATTTTTAACTAGTTTGTAGATCATCATCTATAGCATCTAGTAGCTCTGGTTCCATTCATCGTCTCTTaatcttttcttctttattgtATAGAGGAACGTTGATAAGGATCAGGTCAAAGCAGCAATAAAAGCTCAGCAGGATCAGCAAATTGATAATGTAAGCACCTCAAAATTCATTTTGGTCTTAATCACCTTGATAACAAACGGGACATTGATGTTGTTTTGACTTTATATGCTAAACGGTTCAATTCAGGCTCTTCTGGCTGAAGGACGCTTTTATTCAGATCTTGAGCTCACTGAAAAGGAGATTGAACGCATGGTAGTGGAAGCTTCTAGGGCTGAGTATGTTGCCAATGACAAGTTCAGACAGCAGCTTGGTTGTCGAGAAACTTCCACTTCTAATGCTGAACCATCATCATCTGGAGCTAGTAAGTTCATGCTGACTAACAATACTAGActagtttgtttgtttgtttgttcaTCTATTGATATAAAATCAGCTATGTCAACTATCTTGATCCTGCTAACTTTTTTCTGTTGAATCGCAGGGTCATCAGGAAGTGAGACACATCAAGAAGGCAGCCGAGAGGTCCTTAGCGACTGCATCCAGATTATGCTGTCGATGGGATTTAGCTATGCACGAGTAATCGAGGCTTATAGCATATTTGGGGACGATGTGGATTCCATGGTATGTTATCTCATCGAAACCAGCAATAGCAGCAGACGTAAAGGAAAAGCAACTGAATGATGAGATAATAGTTTCTTCTTTCTGTCTAGTACTAGTATGACTGTATCTTATCGCTGAAACCTTGAATGCGTTATTTTCTGCCTTAAATCTACCCACTGGTGTGTTTCGGGTTGTAGCGTTAGAGCTTGACTTCCTTTCTTCACTGCTTCTACTTCTGGTAGTAGGGACTGATAAATGTTTGCATCTTCAAATAATTTCTGTTTCACTTGGCGTTCCACAAGACAGGTCCTCCTCAATAAATAAccttttcttgaatttaccaAATTTGTTTTTGACTATTTCTGTTGTATCATGCATACATAATCAGAGtgatatatatgtttaaaacaGAGAAGATAAAATGTACGTAGACGTGCTAGAGCTGACAGCTAATCCCAGTGGGCTGAAAACGTAGTAAAGAACATAACTAAAAGTGTCTTTACttgatattaattaataatatcatCTCCATATACAAATTGAAAACAACTTATTCTTCGATAGTTTCAATggttaactgtctgcaaatcaATGTGATAACTGCCGGCAAATTAATATGAAGCTCGAAGTTAACATCTCTAAGTAGCATGTTATGGAAATTACATTTGTAACTAAGCAAAAAATTTATAACTATGCATGTAGTCACACTACCAAAGTAAAATATGTGGAGTTTCTCCCATGGAACTTCGTCGAAAGCTTCTAAATAACGACACGTTAAACTACAGATCAATGGTGAGCAATCCATAGTTTACTGGAGACCTCAAGTGTGAACATATCCCACCTCAAGAAATCACACAGCTTTCACTTTCCGGGATGGAGGACGTCGGAATAGACTGATAAGATCGTCAAGACCCTGTTGAGCAATGCCAGAGTCAGATTCAGTTTTTCTATCTTTTTGTTTCCATAGTTCGTTTTTATTGCaagtgaggattcatatagccgaTCCAAATTAGTATGGAGGTGCAGTAGTAGTTGCTATAGTAGTATAAGCAACAAAATGAAATTTGCAGACCAGAAGGAAGACATTGAGAGCCAAACAAACCAGAAAGACATACCCTGGTGGTGATAACGAGAAAACTGAAAAGTGTTATCAAGTATGATCCAAGAACTAACAGCAAGAGCAAGTCAAAAGTCACGCTCGCAACCTacagtaaaaagaaaatagattttgtACAGCTCATTAgctatagaaaatgagttgccAACGCTAAGTTAGGCAAGTGAGACTCAAGATAGGCCTATGTATTAGAATAACAATTGGACCCTAAACAAATCAAGTATGATCAATGATGAAATGTATTGTGATTAGCACAGACACACATGAGTATTAGACAGGTAGTAGTGGCAAGGAGACAGAAGAGGGAATGGTCTTACACACCTGATATACATGTAACCTGCCACTAATTGAATCATAAAAAGTGAAAGTCTCATCTAGCGTCTCATGCTGTACATTCACCTCAGCAGTATGATCAGCTAATTCCTGCAGAAGTATAAAGCACATGTGATCAAAACGAGGGAGGGAAGGAAAGGCTATCACAAAGAGCTCAAATT is a genomic window containing:
- the LOC107004674 gene encoding OTU domain-containing protein 5-B — its product is MTRILVQRGSAGASSSSSSNQNRSSTSLPGSSSSSAPTQPQASSSSQVLSALKDDDFVEEIQEQVALEESSVASSNYKGDGELLESLGSEESNNEEKIVDNEKRNGGFDSEDLTRKCDGLGVVEEENEESSVQRLARSSCPPPPPVPPPKPASLNSSPRRFLTGSSHAIRIGSSRGTAGRSTVSTRTSPAGSRPSSPRSLCESEGYNSADEQNPNFGSSYDDVERERQFEMDLRRAKGLEVKKMLEDGNCLFRAVADQVYGDSEAYDLVRQMCIDYMERERDHFSQFITEGFTSYCKRKRRDKVYGNNVEIQALSEMYNRPIHIYSYSTEPINTFHGSYNTDSPPVRLSFHHGNHYNSLVDPRRLTVGAGLGFSSLQGRNVDKDQVKAAIKAQQDQQIDNALLAEGRFYSDLELTEKEIERMVVEASRAEYVANDKFRQQLGCRETSTSNAEPSSSGARSSGSETHQEGSREVLSDCIQIMLSMGFSYARVIEAYSIFGDDVDSMVCYLIETSNSSRRKGKATE